The DNA region GAACGCTTGGGAGTCAACCTGCAATGATGCTCGCGCTGACCCGATTTCGCGCAGTCGCTTGCGCCGTGCTGGCCGCGCTTTTGCTTGCTGCATGTGCAACACCTACACGCCATGCCCAGCAGGCCGATGGGCCGGCGTTTGATCGTGCAGGACGCTTTGCTGTCAGCGTGGTTTATTTCAACGGCAAGCGCGATGCGGTGCAGGGCGGTTTTGTGTGGCGTGATACCGGCCGCGAACTGCTGCTGGACCTTGCCAACCCATTGGGCAGCACGCTGGCGCGCGTACAGGTATTGCCGGGCCGCGCCGTGCTGACGCGCAGCAACGGACAGGTCGAGCACGCGGATCATCCTGATGCGCTGGTCGAGCAGGCACTGGGTAGCCCCATACCGGTATCCGGCCTGCGCGACTGGTTGCGTGGCCGTACCGGTAATGATCCGGTCAGCGATCTGCGCAAGGACGATGGCGGGAATATCGCATCGTTTACGCAAAACGGCTGGCGCGTGCAGTTATCCCGCTACGACGACCAGGGCCCGCGCCTGTTGCAAATGAACCGCAACGACGCCAATCGCGCCATCAGTGCGCGCCTGGTCGCGGACGGCAGTTAAGCGCGGCTCATGGCGGCTTTATACGATGTGCCCGCGCCGGCCAAGATCAATCTCTTTCTGCATGTGACCGGTCGCCGTGCCGACGGCTATCACTTGCTGGAAACCGTCTTTCGCTTCATCGATCTCAGCGATACCTTGCATTTCGATGCGCGCAGCGATGGCCGGATCGTGCGTGAAGGCTGCGCTGTGGAGGGCTTGTCGCCCGAGGACGACCTGGTGGTGCGAGCGGCGCATGCCCTGCAGGCTGCGACCGGAACCCGCCAGGGGTGTCAGGTGCGATACCAAAAAAACATTCCGTCGGGCGCCGGCTTGGGGGGCGGCTCCAGCGATGCTGCCAGCACGCTGATTGCGCTTAACCGGCTATGGAAGACCGGTCTGAATCGCCAGCAACTAATGGCGCTGGCCTTGCCCCTGGGAGCGGATGTGCCGGTGTTTGTCCATGGCCAGCCCGCCTTCGCCACCGGCATAGGCGAGGTCCTGACGCCGGTGCAACTGCCCGAGCGCAGCTACCTTGTGGTGCAACCGCCGCAAAACGTAGCGACTGCCCGTGTATTTGCCGATAGCGATTTGACAAGAAACTCTGCTTCGCTCAAAATAGCGGTCTTTGCTGATTGGCAAAAAATCAACGCACCAGATTTATTTGGACGCAATGATTTGGAACCGGTCGTTTTTGCCAGATACCCACGCGTTGCCGCCCTTTACCAATGGCTGACACAGCAGGGTCTTACAGCAAGAATGAGTGGCTCGGGGTCGTGTTTTTTTGTCGAGTTTGTAACGATGAAACAGGCCCAGATGTGCCAACAGCAAATTATCGGTAAAATACCGAGTCGCGAAAGCGAAGCCGTAGCAGTAGTACAGCAAACCTGGGCTTGCCAAGGTCTGATGGACCACCCGCTACGGGACTGGATTAGCAGTTGA from Pollutimonas thiosulfatoxidans includes:
- the lolB gene encoding lipoprotein insertase outer membrane protein LolB, producing the protein MMLALTRFRAVACAVLAALLLAACATPTRHAQQADGPAFDRAGRFAVSVVYFNGKRDAVQGGFVWRDTGRELLLDLANPLGSTLARVQVLPGRAVLTRSNGQVEHADHPDALVEQALGSPIPVSGLRDWLRGRTGNDPVSDLRKDDGGNIASFTQNGWRVQLSRYDDQGPRLLQMNRNDANRAISARLVADGS
- the ispE gene encoding 4-(cytidine 5'-diphospho)-2-C-methyl-D-erythritol kinase yields the protein MAALYDVPAPAKINLFLHVTGRRADGYHLLETVFRFIDLSDTLHFDARSDGRIVREGCAVEGLSPEDDLVVRAAHALQAATGTRQGCQVRYQKNIPSGAGLGGGSSDAASTLIALNRLWKTGLNRQQLMALALPLGADVPVFVHGQPAFATGIGEVLTPVQLPERSYLVVQPPQNVATARVFADSDLTRNSASLKIAVFADWQKINAPDLFGRNDLEPVVFARYPRVAALYQWLTQQGLTARMSGSGSCFFVEFVTMKQAQMCQQQIIGKIPSRESEAVAVVQQTWACQGLMDHPLRDWISS